The Populus alba chromosome 4, ASM523922v2, whole genome shotgun sequence genome contains a region encoding:
- the LOC118055062 gene encoding tRNA (guanine(26)-N(2))-dimethyltransferase 2, translated as MAEDLQDFTIIKEGEADILMNVKNQVFFNKAQVNNRDLSIAVLRTFISKRKEEHEAMLSKRIKSAEKASEKDTSGPSVEEASTGSALDNEKSNGECEVHEEISQDEPCSISEESVKNTEGNHHGELKPPKVLEALSASGLRALRYAREVEGIGKVVALDNDKASVEACQKNIKFNGSVAISKVESHLADARVYMLTHPKEFDVVDLDPYGSPSVFLDSAVQSVVDGGMLMCTATDMAVLCGGNGEVCYSKYGSYPLRGKYCHEMALRILLASIESHANRYKRYIVPVLSVQMNFYVRVFVRVYTSASAMKNTPLKLSYVYQCIGCDSYHLQPIGRTMSKGSSVRYLPGFGPVVPQECSDCGKKYNMGGPIWSAPIHDQEWVTSVLECVKSMKDRYPAYDRISAVLTTISEELPDVPLFLSLHNLCATLKCTSPSAVIFRSAVINAGYRISGTHVNPLGLKSDAPMDVIWDIMRCWVKNHPVKAQAPDQPGSIILAKEPVLQANFARAVASLSKAQAKKVARFLPNPERHWGPKLRAGRQITTKHISLLGPEAVNGHLNHENGEEPKAKRPKTGDTTDPTSSS; from the exons ATGGCAGAAGATCTGCAAGATTTTACCATTATTAAAGAAGGAGAGGCTGATATACTTATGAATGTTAAAAACCAAGTGTTTTTCAACAAAGCCCAG GTTAACAACAGAGATTTGTCCATTGCTGTCCTGAGGACATTTATCTCCAAAAGAAAAGAGGAGCATGAAGCAATGTTGTCCAAAAGAATAAAATCAGCAGAAAAGGCATCTGAGAAGGATACCTCTGGACCTTCTGTGGAAGAAGCATCTACTGGGTCTGCTTTGGATAATGAAAAATCTAATGGTGAGTGCGAAGTGCATGAAGAGATATCTCAAGATGAACCTTGCAGCATCTCAGAAGAATCAGTGAAGAACACAGAGGGAAATCATCATGGGGAGCTGAAACCACCAAAAGTTCTTGAG GCATTATCAGCTTCTGGGTTAAGAGCTCTACGATATGCTCGTGAGGTAGAAGGGATTGGTAAAGTTGTGGCCTTGGATAATGATAAAG CCTCAGTTGAAGCTTGTCAAAAGAATATTAAGTTCAATGGTTCAGTGGCAATTTCAAAGGTTGAATCACATCTTGCTGATGCTCGTGTATATATGCTCACTCACCCAAAAGAATTTGATGTG GTTGATCTTGATCCTTATGGGTCACCTTCAGTATTTCTGGACTCTGCAGTTCAATCTGTTGTTGATGGTGGAATGCTGATGTGTACAGCAACTGATATGGCAGTGCTTTGTGGAGGCAATGGCGAAGTTTGTTATTCGAA GTATGGTTCTTACCCTTTGAGAGGGAAATACTGCCACGAAATGGCTTTAAGGATCCTCCTTGCCTCAATTGAG AGTCATGCAAATCGCTACAAGCGTTACATTGTTCCTGTTCTGTCTGTTCAGATGAACTTTTATGTTCGGGTTTTTGTTCGCGTGTACAC TTCTGCAAGTGCTATGAAAAACACTCCTCTTAAGCTCTCATATGTTTATCAGTGCATTGGTTGTGATTCTTATCATCTTCAGCCTATTGGGAGGACTATGTCCAAG GGTAGTAGTGTAAGATATCTACCTGGGTTTGGTCCTGTTGTTCCTCAAGAGTGCAGTGATTGTGGAAAGAAATACAACATGGGCGGACCTATATGGTCTGCTCCCATTCATGATCAAGAATGGGTGACTTCTGTACTAGAATGTGTGAAATCAATGAAGGACCGATATCCTGCATATGATCGCATCTCTGCTGTACTGACAACAATATCTGAG GAATTGCCTGATGTTCCACTCTTTTTAAGTCTGCACAACCTCTGTGCAACACTAAAATGCACCTCGCCTTCAGCAGTAATTTTCCGTTCTGCTGTGATCAATGCAGGATATCGTATCTCTGGGACACATGTGAATCCCCTGGGGCTAAAATCTGATGCCCCCATGGATGTCATTTGGGACATAATGAGATGCTGG GTGAAAAATCATCCCGTGAAAGCTCAAGCGCCTGATCAGCCAGGAAGCATTATACTCGCAAAAGAACCAGTCCTTCAA GCGAACTTTGCCCGAGCTGTTGCATCTCTTAGCAAGGCACAAGCCAAAAAGGTTGCACGCTTCCTTCCAAATCCTGAAAGACATTGGGGGCCAAAACTAAGGGCAGGTCGTCAAATTACCACCAAGCACATATCTCTTTTAGGTCCGGAGGCAGTGAATGGACATCTTAACCATGAAAATGGTGAAGAGCCTAAAGCCAAACGTCCAAAAACAGGGGATACCACTGATCCAACCTCAAGCTCTTAA
- the LOC118055061 gene encoding cytochrome P450 85A, with protein sequence MAVFFVVLVVALFLFGISSALLRWNEVRYRKKGLPPGTMGWPIFGETTEFLKQGPNFMKNQSARYGSFFKSHILGCPTIVSMDPELNRYILMNEAKGLVPGYPQSMLDILGNCNIAAVHGSTHKYMRGALLSLISPTMIREQLLPTIDEFMRTHLSDWDSKIIDIQQMTKEMALLSALKQIVGIDSSSISQAFMPEFFKLVLGTLSLPIDLPGTNYKRGVKARKKIISMFSKVIQGRRDSRLSHQDMLGKLMRTEENKYKLTDEEIIDQIITILYSGYETVSTTSMMAVKYLHDHPRVLQELRKEHLAVREKKRPEDPIDLNDLKPMRFTRAVILETSRMATIVNGVLRKTTREMELNGFVIPKGWRIYVYTREINYDPHIYPDPLSFNPWRWLDKSLESQNFLFIFGGGARQCPGKELGIAEISTFLHYFVTRYRWEEVGGDTLMKFPRVEAPNGLHIRVSSH encoded by the exons ATGGCTGTTTTCTTCGTGGTTCTTGTGGTAGCTCTCTTTTTGTTCGGTATCTCCTCTGCTCTGTTGAGGTGGAATGAGGTGAGGTATAGGAAGAAAGGGCTGCCTCCAGGCACCATGGGATGGCCAATCTTTGGAGAGACCACTGAGTTTCTAAAGCAAGGCCCCAACTTCATGAAAAATCAGAGCGCAAG GTATGGGAGttttttcaaatcccacattctGGGGTGTCCTACCATTGTTTCCATGGATCCAGAGCTCAACAGGTACATACTAATGAATGAGGCAAAAGGCCTTGTTCCTGGTTACCCTCAGTCCATGTTGGATATCTTAGGCAATTGCAACATTGCAGCAGTTCATGGCTCCACTCACAAGTACATGAGAGGGGCATTGTTATCCCTCATCAGCCCCACCATGATCAGAGAACAACTTCTGCCAACAATTGATGAGTTCATGAGAACCCACCTCAGCGATTGGGATTCCAAAATTATTGACATTCAACAAATGACTAAAGAG ATGGCCCTTCTTTCTGCACTCAAACAAATCGTTGGCATTGATTCTAGCTCAATATCTCAAGCATTCATGCCTGAGTTCTTCAAGCTGGTTTTAGGCACTTTGTCATTGCCGATTGACCTTCCTGGCACTAATTATAAGCGTGGAGTCAAG GCGAGAAAAAAGATCATAAGCATGTTTAGCAAGGTAATACAAGGGAGGAGGGATTCAAGATTATCGCACCAGGACATGCTTGGTAAACTGATGAGAACTGAAGAgaataaatacaaattaacaGATGAAGAAATAATTGATCAGATAATCACAATTCTGTACTCTGGCTACGAAACGGTTTCGACTACTTCAATGATGGCAGTCAAGTATTTGCATGATCACCCAAGAGTCCTTCAAGAGCTAAGA AAAGAGCATCTGGCagtaagagaaaagaaaaggcctgAGGACCCAATTGATTTGAATGATCTTAAACCGATGCGTTTTACTCGTGCT GTGATTCTTGAGACCTCAAGAATGGCGACGATAGTAAATGGGGTTTTGAGGAAGACTACTAGAGAAATGGAACTGAATG GATTTGTGATCCCAAAAGGATGGAGGATCTATGTTTACACAAGAGAGATAAACTATGATCCACATATATATCCCGACCCATTATCCTTCAACCCATGGAGATGGCTG GACAAAAGCCTGGAGTCTCAAAACTTTCTCTTCATTTTTGGAGGAGGTGCTAGGCAGTGTCCAGGGAAGGAGCTAGGAATAGCTGAAATCTCAACTTTCCTTCATTATTTCGTAACTCGATACAG ATGGGAGGAGGTTGGAGGGGACACGCTAATGAAATTTCCAAGAGTTGAAGCACCAAACGGGCTACACATAAGGGTCTCATCTCACTAA
- the LOC118055063 gene encoding UDP-arabinopyranose mutase 1 codes for MVEPATDTVAATKLVPLLKDELDIVIPTIRNLDFLEMWRPFFEPYHLIIVQDGDPSKIIKVPEGFDYELYNRNDINRILGPKASCISFKDSACRCFGYMVSKKKYIFTIDDDCFVAKDPSGKAINALEQHIKNILSPSTPFFFNTLYDPYREGADFVRGYPFSLREGAPTAVSHGLWLNIPDYDAPTQLVKPLERNTRYVDAVLTIPKGTLFPMCGMNLCFDRDLIGPAMYFGLMGDGQPIGRYDDMWAGWCTKVICDHLGLGVKTGLPYIYHSKASNPFVNLKKEYKGIFWQEEIIPFFQAATLPKDCTSVQKCYIELSKQVKEKLGKVDPYFDKLADAMVTWIEAWDELNPAGAPAKVSNGKA; via the exons ATGGTTGAGCCTGCAACTGATACCGTAGCAGCAACAAAGCTTGTGCCTTTGTTGAAAGATGAGCTTGACATTGTTATACCAACAATAAGGAACTTGGATTTCTTGGAGATGTGGAGGCCTTTCTTTGAGCCATACCATCTTATCATTGTTCAAGATGGCGATCCATCTAAGATTATTAAGGTCCCGGAAGGTTTTGACTATGAGCTTTATAATAGGAATGATATTAACCGGATTCTCGGTCCTAAGGCCTCCTGTATCTCTTTCAAGGACTCTGCTTGTCGTTGCTTTGGTTACATGGTCTCTAAGAAGAAGTATATCTTCACTATTGATGATGATTGCTTT GTTGCTAAGGATCCATCTGGCAAAGCTATCAATGCACTTGAGCAGCACATCAAGAACATCCTCTCACCGTCAACTCCATTTTTCTTCAACACCCTCTATGATCCTTACAGAGAAGGAGCAGATTTTGTGCGTGGGTACCCCTTCAGTCTTCGTGAGGGTGCCCCTACTGCTGTTTCTCATGGCCTCTGGCTCAACATTCCTGATTATGATGCACCTACTCAGCTTGTCAAGCCTCTTGAGAGGAACACTAG GTATGTGGATGCTGTTTTGACCATTCCAAAGGGCACCCTGTTCCCCATGTGTGGTATGAATTTGTGTTTTGACCGTGACTTGATCGGACCTGCAATGTACTTTGGTCTCATGGGTGATGGTCAACCAATTGGTCGCTACGACGATATGTGGGCTGGCTGGTGCACCAAG GTCATCTGTGACCATCTGGGACTAGGAGTCAAGACTGGTTTGCCATATATCTATCACAGCAAGGCTAGCAACCCGTTTGTGAACCTGAAGAAGGAGTACAAGGGCATCTTCTGGCAGGAAGAGATCATTCCCTTCTTCCAAGCTGCTACTCTTCCAAAAGACTGCACCAGTGTTCAAAAGTGCTACATTGAACTGTCCAAGCAGGTAAAGGAAAAGCTTGGAAAGGTTGATCCATACTTTGACAAGCTTGCTGATGCCATGGTTACTTGGATTGAGGCCTGGGATGAGCTTAACCCCGCCGGAGCTCCTGCTAAGGTTTCCAATGGCAAagcttaa